A genomic window from Streptomyces sp. MST-110588 includes:
- the glmU gene encoding bifunctional UDP-N-acetylglucosamine diphosphorylase/glucosamine-1-phosphate N-acetyltransferase GlmU, whose amino-acid sequence MSANRPAAVVVLAAGEGTRMKSSTPKVLHTLSGRSLVGHVVAAARELDPEHLVVVVGHAREQVRAHLQGIGPDIRTAVQHEQNGTGHAVRMGLEELSDSGVALDGTVIVVCGDTPLLTGETLAALAGTHAADGNAVTVLSAEVPDATGYGRIIRAEDGAVTEIVEHKDATEAQRLVREINSGVFAFDAQLLTDALGKVRTDNSQGEEYLTDVLGILREAGHRVGAAVAADHREILGINNRVQLAQARRLLNERLLERAMLSGVTVVDPASTWVDVTVTFEPDATVHPGTQLLGGTHVAAHAQVGPHSRLTDTSVGEGAVVSFTVSDGARIGAGANVGPYAYLRPGTDLGPKSKAGTYVEMKNATIGEGTKVPHLSYVGDATIGEFSNIGAASVFVNYDGEAKHHTTIGSHCKTGSDNMFVAPVTVGDGAYTAAGSVITKDVPPGSLAVARGQQRNIEGWVARKRPGSAAAQAASAARQETDGEQ is encoded by the coding sequence GTGAGCGCCAATCGCCCGGCAGCCGTCGTCGTTCTCGCAGCGGGTGAGGGCACCCGCATGAAGTCGTCGACCCCCAAGGTCCTGCACACCCTCAGCGGCCGTTCCCTCGTCGGGCATGTCGTCGCCGCCGCCCGTGAGCTGGACCCCGAGCACCTCGTCGTGGTCGTCGGCCACGCCCGTGAGCAGGTGCGGGCGCATCTCCAGGGGATCGGCCCGGACATCCGTACCGCCGTGCAGCACGAGCAGAACGGCACCGGTCACGCCGTACGGATGGGGCTGGAGGAGCTGAGCGACAGCGGTGTCGCGCTGGACGGCACCGTGATCGTCGTCTGCGGTGACACCCCGCTGCTGACGGGGGAGACGCTGGCCGCGCTGGCCGGTACGCACGCCGCGGACGGGAACGCCGTCACGGTCCTGTCTGCCGAGGTGCCGGACGCCACGGGGTACGGGCGGATCATCCGTGCCGAGGACGGCGCGGTCACCGAGATCGTCGAGCACAAGGACGCCACCGAGGCGCAGCGTCTGGTCCGGGAGATCAATTCCGGGGTGTTCGCCTTCGACGCGCAGTTGCTGACGGACGCGCTGGGCAAGGTGCGGACGGACAACAGCCAGGGTGAGGAGTACCTCACGGACGTGCTGGGGATTCTGCGGGAGGCCGGGCACCGGGTGGGTGCGGCGGTGGCGGCGGATCACCGGGAGATCCTGGGGATCAACAACCGTGTGCAGTTGGCCCAGGCCCGCCGGCTGCTGAACGAGCGGCTGCTGGAGCGCGCGATGCTCAGTGGTGTGACGGTGGTGGATCCGGCGTCGACGTGGGTGGATGTGACGGTCACCTTCGAGCCGGACGCGACGGTGCACCCGGGGACGCAGTTGCTGGGCGGGACGCATGTCGCCGCGCACGCCCAGGTGGGTCCGCATTCGCGGCTGACGGACACGTCGGTCGGTGAGGGCGCGGTGGTGTCGTTCACGGTGTCCGACGGTGCGCGGATCGGTGCGGGGGCGAACGTGGGTCCGTACGCGTATCTGCGGCCCGGTACGGATCTGGGGCCGAAGTCGAAGGCCGGTACGTACGTGGAGATGAAGAACGCCACGATCGGTGAGGGCACGAAGGTGCCGCACCTGTCGTACGTGGGCGATGCGACGATCGGTGAGTTCTCCAACATCGGTGCGGCGAGCGTGTTCGTGAACTACGACGGTGAGGCCAAGCACCACACGACGATCGGGTCGCACTGCAAGACCGGATCGGACAACATGTTTGTGGCTCCTGTCACGGTCGGGGACGGCGCGTACACCGCTGCCGGCTCCGTGATCACCAAGGATGTGCCCCCGGGTTCGCTCGCGGTCGCTCGCGGCCAGCAGCGGAATATCGAGGGTTGGGTCGCTCGGAAGCGGCCCGGAAGCGCCGCCGCGCAGGCCGCTTCGGCTGCTCGCCAGGAGACCGACGGCGAGCAGTGA
- a CDS encoding histidine kinase, which translates to MSATGAIDGTGARGAPGGGPWWWERRRSAVLDVCLALASTAECLSEGADFAGKAGLPTALGLVLGLLVGPVLLMRRRWPIAVVLVAIAVTPAQMGVLLSGIGLYSLAASDVPRRIIGLLSGMSVVGTLIIAFVTLRQHVGAEPDFNPPQWFVPVMAVAVGLVATAPPVLWGLYIGARRRLVESLRERADGLERELSLLADRAEERAEWARNEERTRIAREMHDVVAHRVSLMVVHAAALQAVALKDPHKASKNAALVGDMGRQALTELREMLGVLRTAEGGSARTAPPSDEPERLAAVAARVKAAPAGASAASSASGRAPAQGVRTAARSGEPGAGAGPVSGPGAVAVVAVGVDQDAEGPYLAELGELVGQSRAAGMAVELLVEGEARACPPGVEQTAYRVVQEALTNVHKHAPGAWARVRLAHRPGEVAVQVENGPSARGAADVGLPSGGNGLVGMRERVTGLGGVFVSGPTEAGGFRVSAVLPGRTEAESGELQPGELERTAPERTAAERTAAAPVDADSARTDSAPMGSNHTDSVRTGQDGNESVDGLIPSPGPASSPGPADSARSAGPVSRVSR; encoded by the coding sequence ATGAGCGCAACGGGGGCAATCGACGGAACGGGTGCGAGGGGCGCGCCCGGCGGTGGACCGTGGTGGTGGGAGCGGCGGCGCAGCGCGGTGCTGGACGTCTGCCTCGCGCTCGCCTCGACGGCGGAGTGCCTGTCGGAGGGCGCGGATTTCGCGGGCAAGGCAGGGCTGCCGACGGCGCTGGGGCTCGTGCTGGGCCTGCTCGTGGGCCCGGTGCTGCTGATGCGGCGGCGCTGGCCGATCGCGGTGGTGCTGGTCGCGATCGCGGTGACCCCGGCGCAGATGGGTGTGCTGCTGAGCGGCATCGGATTGTATTCGCTGGCGGCTTCGGACGTGCCGCGGCGGATCATCGGTCTGCTGTCGGGGATGTCGGTGGTCGGCACGTTGATCATCGCGTTCGTCACGCTGCGGCAGCACGTGGGTGCGGAGCCGGATTTCAATCCTCCGCAGTGGTTCGTGCCGGTCATGGCGGTGGCGGTGGGGCTGGTGGCCACGGCGCCGCCGGTGCTGTGGGGTCTTTACATAGGCGCTCGGCGCCGGCTGGTGGAGAGCCTGCGGGAGCGGGCGGACGGGCTGGAGCGGGAGCTGTCGCTGCTGGCGGACCGGGCCGAGGAGCGGGCGGAGTGGGCCCGTAACGAGGAGCGCACGCGGATCGCGCGCGAGATGCACGACGTGGTGGCGCACCGGGTGAGTCTGATGGTGGTGCATGCGGCGGCGTTGCAGGCGGTGGCGTTGAAGGATCCGCACAAGGCGTCGAAGAACGCGGCGCTGGTGGGGGACATGGGGCGGCAGGCGCTGACGGAGCTGCGGGAGATGCTGGGGGTGCTGCGGACGGCGGAGGGCGGTTCGGCGCGTACGGCGCCGCCGTCGGACGAGCCGGAGCGGCTGGCGGCGGTGGCGGCCAGGGTCAAGGCGGCACCGGCGGGGGCGTCGGCGGCGTCATCGGCGTCGGGGCGGGCGCCCGCGCAGGGGGTGCGGACGGCCGCGCGGTCGGGGGAGCCGGGGGCCGGGGCCGGTCCGGTCTCCGGGCCGGGTGCGGTGGCTGTGGTGGCCGTGGGGGTGGATCAGGACGCGGAAGGGCCGTATCTGGCCGAGTTGGGGGAGCTTGTCGGGCAGTCCCGGGCGGCCGGGATGGCGGTGGAGCTGTTGGTGGAGGGTGAGGCGCGCGCCTGTCCGCCGGGGGTGGAGCAGACCGCGTACCGGGTGGTGCAGGAGGCGCTGACGAATGTGCACAAGCACGCTCCGGGCGCGTGGGCGCGGGTGCGGCTGGCGCACCGGCCGGGTGAGGTCGCCGTACAGGTGGAGAACGGTCCGTCGGCGCGTGGTGCGGCGGATGTGGGGCTGCCCAGCGGCGGGAACGGTCTGGTGGGGATGCGTGAGCGGGTGACCGGGCTCGGCGGGGTGTTCGTGTCGGGGCCGACGGAGGCGGGGGGTTTCCGGGTGTCGGCGGTGCTGCCGGGCCGTACGGAGGCGGAGTCTGGAGAGTTGCAGCCCGGGGAGTTGGAACGTACGGCTCCGGAACGTACGGCCGCGGAGCGTACGGCCGCGGCTCCTGTGGACGCGGACTCGGCTCGTACGGATTCAGCGCCTATGGGTTCGAACCACACGGATTCGGTGCGTACGGGGCAGGACGGGAACGAATCGGTCGACGGTCTTATCCCGTCCCCCGGCCCCGCCAGTTCCCCCGGTCCTGCCGATTCCGCCCGTTCCGCCGGCCCCGTCAGCCGGGTGTCGCGCTGA
- a CDS encoding YwqJ-related putative deaminase: protein MHTTTDQSTATGDPRVGWSGTAGDDRPPALLHRRDGILPTVGAALSVRGKTLTSTASKAEQPPALHPLVQDFLDTLPTAQRERFTGRCPEAVLLSRHLTAVEANRGKRASRKPLTNGEARRSLKHSKITARHIREDGDPRHGSYAPPCRSCDALLAFFGVMPIGTPAGN from the coding sequence ATGCACACGACCACTGACCAGTCCACCGCCACCGGAGACCCCCGCGTCGGCTGGAGCGGCACCGCGGGCGACGACCGGCCGCCCGCCCTGCTCCACCGCCGCGACGGCATCCTCCCCACCGTCGGCGCCGCCCTCTCCGTACGCGGCAAGACCCTCACCAGCACCGCGAGCAAAGCCGAACAGCCCCCGGCCCTCCACCCCCTCGTCCAGGACTTCCTGGACACCCTCCCCACCGCCCAGCGCGAACGCTTCACCGGCCGCTGCCCCGAAGCCGTACTGCTCTCCCGGCACCTGACCGCCGTCGAGGCCAACCGCGGCAAACGCGCCTCCCGCAAGCCGCTGACCAACGGTGAGGCCCGCCGCTCCCTGAAGCACTCGAAAATCACCGCACGGCACATCCGCGAGGACGGCGACCCCCGGCACGGCAGCTACGCCCCGCCCTGCCGCTCCTGCGACGCGCTCCTCGCCTTCTTCGGCGTCATGCCCATCGGCACACCCGCAGGGAACTGA
- a CDS encoding SUKH-3 domain-containing protein produces MPPTAPTAPSYDSYDRTSATRFPVAVDAALRDAGWRPGRWDIKQAERWADALRAHASPAGHRHTVFPAAVEAWAEFGGLDIVPTGPGRHIAPTPFTVDPLHGLHLARTLGDLGRALETDVAPLGQETGGQAVLAIDTEGRVYSLDHTGDWFLGHDLDQALGTLVLGGRPARLSATPG; encoded by the coding sequence ATGCCCCCCACCGCCCCCACCGCCCCGTCCTACGACTCCTACGACCGCACCTCGGCCACCCGCTTCCCCGTCGCCGTCGACGCCGCGCTGCGCGACGCCGGCTGGCGCCCCGGCCGCTGGGACATCAAACAGGCCGAACGCTGGGCCGACGCCCTGCGCGCCCACGCCTCCCCCGCCGGGCACCGGCACACCGTCTTCCCCGCCGCCGTCGAAGCCTGGGCCGAATTCGGCGGCCTGGACATCGTCCCCACCGGTCCCGGACGGCACATCGCCCCCACCCCCTTCACCGTCGACCCGCTGCACGGCCTGCACCTCGCCCGCACACTCGGCGACCTCGGGCGCGCCCTGGAGACGGACGTCGCCCCGCTCGGACAGGAGACCGGCGGACAGGCCGTACTCGCCATCGACACCGAAGGCCGGGTCTACAGCCTCGACCACACCGGGGACTGGTTCCTGGGACACGACCTCGACCAGGCCCTGGGCACACTCGTCCTGGGCGGCCGGCCGGCCCGGCTCAGCGCGACACCCGGCTGA
- a CDS encoding HNH endonuclease, with amino-acid sequence MTTGPTGLGAPPSRQAGGHAAPPNSAYAGQAVHFPDPVRAARHPRGVRVDADGFPDFSPYARAAAEIAEPPEGFGIDELRLTDYVSANAALHAQGHELWEDVPPVATPHGWTWHHVAGTRRMELVPVEVKALLRHHGGLATAAVEHDKRGTRPLQETRPAHFGLPHRDVSVPEEQVAQAEEALGYRLPGAYRSFLKAAGGCAPVGAALDAELGLLVDQPFFTVRDEAAVNDLVYVNKCLRDHFTKDYLGVGFVQGGVLAVKVRGEAVGSVWFCPYDDARDRDGWTVQERVERLLLPCGEDFDDFLLRLAGNPPELETVANLMVDGGFARAVPVEG; translated from the coding sequence ATGACGACAGGTCCGACAGGGCTGGGGGCACCTCCCAGCCGCCAGGCCGGGGGACATGCCGCGCCGCCGAACTCGGCCTACGCCGGTCAGGCCGTGCATTTCCCGGACCCGGTCCGGGCCGCACGCCATCCCAGGGGCGTACGGGTGGACGCCGACGGTTTTCCGGACTTCTCGCCGTACGCGCGGGCGGCGGCCGAGATCGCGGAGCCCCCGGAGGGCTTCGGCATCGATGAGCTGCGGCTGACGGATTACGTCTCGGCCAACGCGGCGCTGCACGCGCAGGGGCACGAGCTGTGGGAGGACGTGCCGCCGGTGGCCACGCCGCACGGCTGGACCTGGCACCACGTGGCGGGTACGCGGCGTATGGAGCTGGTGCCGGTCGAGGTCAAGGCGCTGTTGCGGCATCACGGCGGGCTGGCGACGGCGGCCGTGGAGCACGACAAGCGCGGTACGCGGCCCTTGCAGGAGACCCGGCCGGCGCATTTCGGGCTGCCGCACCGGGACGTGTCGGTGCCGGAGGAGCAGGTGGCGCAGGCGGAGGAGGCGCTGGGGTACCGGCTGCCGGGCGCGTACCGCTCCTTTTTGAAGGCGGCGGGCGGGTGCGCGCCGGTGGGCGCGGCGCTCGACGCGGAGCTGGGGCTGCTGGTGGACCAGCCGTTCTTCACGGTGCGGGACGAGGCGGCGGTCAACGATCTGGTGTACGTCAACAAGTGTCTGCGGGACCACTTCACCAAGGACTACCTGGGTGTGGGGTTCGTGCAGGGCGGCGTGCTCGCGGTGAAGGTCAGGGGCGAGGCGGTCGGGTCGGTCTGGTTCTGCCCGTACGACGACGCCCGTGACCGGGACGGCTGGACGGTCCAGGAGCGGGTGGAGCGGCTGCTGTTGCCGTGCGGCGAGGACTTCGACGACTTCCTCCTGCGGCTGGCGGGCAATCCGCCGGAGCTGGAGACGGTGGCGAACTTGATGGTGGACGGCGGCTTCGCGCGCGCCGTTCCGGTGGAGGGGTGA
- a CDS encoding helix-turn-helix domain-containing protein, with the protein MPETPTHFESLREQAVTLRREGLSRRQIRDRLHVHNNDILNRLLEGEPPPDWTRRPNAKDDLRAKARELRAQGMTYNEIVERLGVSKSSVSLWVRDLPKPAPRPEHLERMREARWAPYRKERDELRERTKKEAQGEVGELTDRDLFIAGVALYWAEGGKDKPYARRELVRFINSDPDVISLFLKWLELMGVTRERMHFNVSIHESADVAAAEKYWSELVGVDASLFNKTVLKRHRPTTNRKNTGLTYRGCLAIYVTQSADLYRRIEGWWCGIVLGARSTA; encoded by the coding sequence ATGCCGGAAACACCGACGCACTTCGAGTCCCTGCGCGAGCAGGCCGTCACCCTCCGCCGCGAGGGCCTCAGCCGCCGCCAGATCCGCGACCGCCTGCACGTCCACAACAACGACATCCTCAACCGCCTGCTCGAAGGCGAGCCCCCACCGGACTGGACCCGCCGCCCGAACGCGAAGGACGACCTACGGGCGAAGGCGCGGGAGCTACGGGCGCAGGGCATGACCTACAACGAGATCGTGGAGCGTCTGGGCGTCTCGAAGAGTTCGGTCTCTCTCTGGGTTCGCGACCTGCCCAAACCGGCCCCTCGGCCCGAACACCTGGAGCGCATGCGTGAGGCCCGCTGGGCGCCGTACCGCAAGGAGCGGGACGAACTGCGCGAGCGGACGAAGAAGGAAGCCCAAGGCGAGGTCGGCGAGCTGACCGACCGCGATCTGTTCATCGCCGGGGTCGCGCTCTACTGGGCGGAGGGCGGCAAGGACAAGCCGTACGCCCGCCGGGAGCTGGTGAGGTTCATCAACAGCGACCCCGACGTGATCAGCCTCTTCCTGAAGTGGCTGGAGCTGATGGGCGTGACCAGGGAGCGGATGCACTTCAATGTCAGCATCCACGAGTCCGCCGATGTGGCCGCCGCCGAGAAGTACTGGTCGGAACTCGTCGGCGTGGACGCATCCCTCTTCAACAAGACGGTACTCAAGCGCCACCGGCCGACAACGAACCGGAAGAACACCGGGCTCACCTACAGAGGCTGTCTAGCGATCTACGTCACGCAAAGCGCAGACCTATACCGTCGCATCGAAGGCTGGTGGTGCGGCATAGTGTTGGGAGCCCGGTCGACAGCCTGA